Proteins encoded in a region of the Inquilinus sp. KBS0705 genome:
- a CDS encoding efflux RND transporter periplasmic adaptor subunit translates to MKNKALYIGIAGLLGLASCQQEKTGTMESKQVCISDSLAKMVKIDTAKTTPMKDELALSGEVSFDENKVVKVFPFASGQVMEVKVSLGDKVSKGQTLAVIRSADVAGNYTDLTSTKADLSISKRQLEQAEYLYKNGISSERDYTEAKENYNKAVAANSKVRDQIAINGGGNTSASGTLVIKAPGSGYVVEKNISAGNFIRPDNSNSLFTISDMKDVWIWANVFESDISKIKKGYDAKITTLAYPDKVFNGNVDEISSVLDPDNKVMKVRIALNNNDMLLKPEMFTNVLITNKENASSVAIPASAVIFDNSKNYVIVYNSKCDLQVHEVSVIKTVDDVTYIASGLKPGDKVVSKSQLMLYNALTEE, encoded by the coding sequence ATGAAAAATAAAGCATTATATATTGGCATAGCGGGCCTTTTGGGCCTGGCATCCTGCCAGCAGGAAAAAACCGGCACCATGGAAAGCAAGCAAGTTTGCATCAGCGACTCGTTGGCTAAAATGGTGAAGATAGACACCGCCAAAACCACGCCTATGAAAGACGAGCTTGCGTTGTCGGGAGAGGTATCGTTTGACGAGAACAAGGTGGTAAAAGTGTTCCCGTTTGCAAGCGGGCAGGTTATGGAGGTTAAGGTATCCTTAGGCGATAAGGTAAGCAAGGGCCAAACACTTGCCGTAATACGCAGCGCCGATGTTGCCGGTAACTATACCGACCTTACCTCAACCAAGGCCGACCTGTCTATCAGCAAACGCCAGTTAGAGCAAGCCGAATACCTGTACAAAAACGGTATAAGCAGCGAGCGCGACTATACGGAGGCTAAAGAGAATTATAACAAAGCGGTAGCCGCCAACAGCAAAGTACGCGACCAAATAGCCATTAACGGTGGTGGCAATACCAGCGCCAGCGGCACACTGGTTATTAAGGCACCCGGCAGCGGTTACGTGGTGGAGAAAAATATATCGGCCGGTAACTTCATCCGCCCTGATAACAGCAACAGCCTGTTCACTATATCTGATATGAAGGATGTATGGATATGGGCAAACGTGTTTGAAAGCGACATATCAAAAATAAAAAAAGGCTACGATGCTAAGATCACTACGCTGGCCTACCCGGATAAGGTGTTTAACGGTAACGTTGACGAGATAAGCTCGGTGCTTGATCCTGATAACAAGGTGATGAAAGTGCGTATAGCCCTAAATAACAACGATATGCTATTAAAGCCCGAAATGTTTACCAATGTGCTCATCACTAATAAAGAAAACGCCAGCTCGGTAGCTATACCTGCATCGGCGGTGATATTTGATAACAGCAAAAATTATGTGATCGTATACAATAGTAAATGCGATTTGCAGGTGCACGAAGTAAGCGTAATAAAAACGGTTGATGACGTTACCTACATCGCATCGGGCCTTAAACCCGGCGATAAGGTGGTATCAAAAAGCCAGCTAATGCTTTACAACGCATTAACCGAAGAATAA
- a CDS encoding NUDIX domain-containing protein — protein MHTDADLEDFILNGHKYYVPHVSIDCAIFGYHQQQLKLLLIKHAVIDGWCLPGGYIKRTEKLVEAAARNVRERTGVDNLFLQQFKTFGDPGRARFEEFDNERWFKITGVRIAKDNWLIDQTISVGFYAITDFSETELKLDKMVTACDWFDMDSLPKLEFDHDEMVKEALHTMRVQLYHYPIGYNMLPEKFTLTEIHALYETLLGKKLDISNFPKKLMALGLLKKLDEKRNIGPHRSPHLYSFDKAAYGNALKNGIVLS, from the coding sequence ATGCATACCGATGCCGATCTTGAAGATTTTATATTAAACGGACATAAGTACTATGTGCCCCATGTAAGTATTGATTGCGCCATATTTGGTTATCACCAGCAGCAGTTAAAGCTGTTATTGATAAAACATGCGGTAATTGACGGCTGGTGCCTACCCGGCGGTTATATTAAGCGCACCGAAAAATTGGTTGAAGCCGCCGCCCGCAACGTAAGGGAACGTACAGGTGTGGATAATCTGTTTTTACAGCAGTTTAAAACCTTTGGCGACCCGGGCCGCGCCAGGTTTGAGGAGTTTGATAACGAAAGGTGGTTTAAAATAACCGGTGTGCGAATAGCAAAAGATAACTGGCTGATAGACCAAACCATATCCGTAGGGTTTTACGCGATAACTGATTTTTCGGAAACGGAACTGAAACTGGATAAGATGGTGACCGCCTGCGACTGGTTTGATATGGACAGCCTGCCCAAACTGGAGTTTGACCATGATGAGATGGTGAAAGAAGCGCTGCATACTATGCGGGTGCAGCTATACCACTACCCTATTGGTTATAACATGCTGCCCGAAAAATTCACTCTTACCGAGATACATGCCTTATACGAAACGCTGCTGGGCAAAAAACTCGACATTAGTAACTTCCCAAAAAAGCTGATGGCACTGGGCCTGCTAAAAAAGCTGGATGAAAAACGCAACATTGGCCCCCACCGCTCGCCGCATTTGTATAGTTTTGATAAGGCAGCTTATGGTAATGCGCTTAAAAACGGTATCGTATTAAGCTAA
- a CDS encoding ABC transporter ATP-binding protein, translating to MPDTVISVENISKQYRLGTAGTGTLSHDLKRWWYNVRGMEDPYLKIGETNDRSKKGESEYVWSLRDINFDIQQGEALGIIGRNGAGKSTLLKILSKVTSPTTGQIKVKGRIASLLEVGTGFHPELSGRENVFLNGAIMGMRKDEIKSKFDEIVDFSGVERYIDTPVKRYSSGMYVRLAFAVAAHLEPEILIVDEVLAVGDMEFQKKCLGKMQDVSGHGRTVLFVSHNMAAIRKLCSKGVFLETGRVKSVGEIDEIIESYMRVNGDATTRTVKFQPKENKAIYFEQASVYAKGKDADVTFDITDELIVRITYVVTEDIKGTNIAVSLSKDGILLLRTWDIDNNPELFIERKKGTYTAEIALPDYLVTGNYSIHLACGRPGIGAIDVREDCLVFELENSKIDGAFNSLTRGGIIKSDLKWNFFQS from the coding sequence ATGCCAGATACTGTTATATCCGTAGAAAACATTTCAAAACAATACAGGCTTGGTACTGCAGGTACAGGTACGCTTTCGCATGACCTTAAACGATGGTGGTATAACGTAAGGGGGATGGAAGATCCCTACCTAAAGATAGGCGAAACTAACGATCGGTCAAAAAAAGGCGAATCAGAATATGTATGGTCATTGCGCGATATCAACTTTGATATACAACAAGGCGAAGCATTAGGTATTATTGGACGTAATGGTGCAGGCAAATCAACCCTGCTTAAAATACTATCAAAGGTAACCAGCCCTACTACCGGGCAAATAAAGGTAAAAGGTCGCATTGCCTCTCTATTAGAGGTGGGTACGGGTTTTCATCCTGAATTAAGCGGACGCGAAAACGTGTTTTTGAATGGCGCCATTATGGGTATGCGCAAGGATGAAATAAAAAGCAAATTTGACGAAATTGTAGATTTTAGCGGTGTTGAGCGTTATATTGATACCCCTGTTAAGCGTTATTCGTCGGGTATGTATGTAAGGCTGGCATTTGCCGTGGCAGCACATCTTGAACCTGAAATATTAATTGTTGACGAAGTATTAGCCGTAGGCGATATGGAGTTTCAAAAAAAATGCCTGGGTAAAATGCAGGATGTATCCGGCCATGGCCGAACGGTTTTGTTTGTAAGTCATAATATGGCTGCTATACGCAAACTATGCAGTAAAGGAGTGTTTTTAGAAACTGGCCGTGTAAAAAGCGTGGGCGAAATAGATGAGATCATTGAATCGTATATGCGCGTAAATGGCGACGCTACAACACGCACCGTCAAGTTTCAACCGAAGGAAAATAAAGCTATTTATTTTGAACAAGCAAGTGTATATGCAAAAGGTAAAGATGCTGATGTAACGTTCGATATCACTGATGAACTAATAGTTAGAATTACATATGTTGTAACGGAAGATATAAAAGGTACAAATATTGCTGTTTCGTTAAGTAAGGATGGCATATTATTGCTGCGTACCTGGGATATCGATAATAATCCGGAGTTGTTTATCGAAAGGAAAAAAGGTACATATACGGCAGAAATAGCCCTTCCGGATTATTTAGTAACAGGCAATTACTCTATTCATTTAGCCTGCGGAAGACCCGGAATAGGGGCAATCGACGTCCGCGAAGATTGCCTGGTGTTTGAACTTGAGAATTCTAAAATCGACGGGGCTTTTAATAGCCTTACCCGGGGGGGAATAATAAAATCTGATTTGAAGTGGAACTTTTTCCAATCTTAA
- a CDS encoding ABC transporter permease, whose product MNNTLEPDLNKYPEKENLISGSWTEIITPKKALLDLQLGEVWRYRDLLFLFVKRDFIATYKQTVLGPLWFFIQPIITVITYSIVFGYLLGVSTGGTPRILFYLGGLTVWNYFSECMLKTGQTFVLNANIFGKVYFPRLVLPISIVISGMIKMGITYALFLILIAYYIIKGDNVSMNAYALLAPVLLLITAVLGLGVGIIISALTTKYRDLLYLVQFTVQLLMYATPVIYPLSRTHGLFRHILLLNPMTAVVETFRYGHTGAGGVEPIYILYSAAFAFVALAIGTILFNKTERTFMDTI is encoded by the coding sequence ATGAATAATACTTTAGAGCCTGATTTAAATAAATACCCAGAGAAAGAAAACCTGATTTCAGGGTCGTGGACAGAAATAATAACTCCCAAAAAGGCCCTTTTAGATTTACAATTAGGCGAAGTATGGCGTTACAGGGACCTTTTATTTTTATTTGTAAAAAGGGATTTTATAGCCACTTATAAGCAAACTGTATTAGGCCCTTTGTGGTTTTTTATACAGCCTATAATAACTGTTATTACTTATTCTATTGTTTTTGGTTATTTATTAGGCGTATCAACAGGCGGTACACCCCGCATATTGTTTTATCTGGGTGGTTTAACTGTTTGGAATTACTTTTCAGAATGTATGCTTAAAACAGGGCAAACATTTGTTTTAAACGCTAATATATTTGGCAAGGTATATTTTCCGCGATTAGTGTTGCCTATCTCTATTGTAATTTCAGGAATGATAAAAATGGGTATAACCTATGCCTTATTTTTAATTCTTATTGCATACTATATTATTAAAGGCGATAATGTTAGTATGAACGCTTATGCACTATTAGCCCCTGTATTATTGCTTATTACAGCTGTTTTAGGCTTAGGAGTTGGCATTATTATTTCAGCTCTAACTACAAAGTATCGTGATTTGTTATACCTGGTTCAGTTTACTGTGCAGTTACTGATGTATGCAACCCCGGTTATATACCCACTATCTCGTACACACGGTTTATTTAGACATATACTATTGTTAAATCCGATGACTGCAGTAGTAGAAACATTCAGATACGGCCATACTGGTGCTGGTGGGGTAGAGCCTATATATATATTATACAGTGCAGCATTTGCTTTTGTAGCACTTGCAATAGGAACCATTCTGTTTAACAAAACAGAGCGAACATTTATGGATACAATTTAA
- a CDS encoding sugar phosphate isomerase/epimerase, producing the protein MKTNRRSFIRQTAIGAAGLGLAAALPEFLYAEAKKELFFKLALSQFSFASQFWTQQLKPLDFPAKTKELGITGLDYCSMFFADKAKDQTFLKELKQRSADAGTYNLRIMIDGEGVLGDLNDTVRMKAVDNHHKWIDAAATLGCPMIRVNVEGDGDPTAVAKAAVDSLGHLIEYGSKQGVDVIVENHVGISCNGAWLAGVMKQVNSKHCGVLADFGNFCINRTKPETNDIAGYMKTHCVEEYDRYKGIAELMPFAKGVHAKTHTFDADGNDTETDFVHMFKIIKQSGFKGWVSIEYEGGLLKMYTKDAKYLDDYAGTTATKNLVEKAGKMV; encoded by the coding sequence ATGAAAACCAACAGAAGAAGCTTTATCAGGCAAACCGCTATAGGGGCGGCGGGCCTGGGTTTAGCAGCTGCCTTACCCGAATTTTTATACGCGGAAGCAAAAAAGGAATTGTTTTTTAAGTTAGCCTTGTCGCAATTCTCCTTTGCCAGCCAGTTTTGGACACAGCAACTAAAGCCGCTCGATTTCCCGGCCAAAACAAAAGAACTGGGTATTACCGGGCTTGATTACTGCTCGATGTTTTTTGCCGATAAAGCTAAAGACCAAACCTTTTTAAAGGAATTAAAACAGCGGTCGGCCGATGCCGGCACCTATAACCTGCGCATTATGATAGATGGCGAAGGCGTTTTAGGCGACCTGAACGACACCGTACGCATGAAAGCAGTGGATAACCACCATAAATGGATAGACGCCGCCGCCACCCTGGGTTGCCCCATGATAAGGGTGAACGTAGAGGGCGATGGCGACCCCACAGCCGTAGCCAAAGCCGCGGTTGATAGCTTGGGCCATTTGATTGAATATGGCAGCAAACAGGGCGTAGATGTGATAGTAGAGAACCATGTAGGTATATCATGCAACGGCGCTTGGCTTGCCGGGGTGATGAAGCAGGTAAACAGCAAACATTGCGGTGTACTGGCCGATTTTGGCAACTTCTGCATCAACCGCACCAAACCCGAAACTAATGATATTGCCGGCTATATGAAAACCCATTGTGTAGAAGAGTATGACAGATACAAAGGTATAGCCGAGCTGATGCCGTTTGCTAAAGGCGTGCATGCCAAAACCCACACCTTTGATGCTGATGGCAACGATACCGAAACCGATTTTGTGCATATGTTTAAGATCATCAAGCAATCGGGCTTTAAGGGTTGGGTGAGTATTGAGTACGAAGGCGGCCTGCTTAAAATGTATACCAAGGATGCCAAATACCTTGATGATTATGCAGGCACCACCGCTACCAAAAATTTGGTGGAGAAAGCAGGGAAGATGGTATAG
- a CDS encoding capsule biosynthesis protein, protein MNIKKLLILFFFLGSIVSAQLSHAQSVSTQDLSTIQVDNLTDAQIMRYMQQAQASGMTQDQLAQLAAARGMKPQEVQKLQARIAAIQNKTQTVKPTTTPAVTGTAAPRTVDFGTTAPAPVTDTTKTASDALLELKPKIFGQDLFNNSGTTFEPNLRLATPLNYVIGTGDQLLIDISGYSEASYQLTVTPEGTITIPFAGVIPVAGLTIDGATKKIKSKLSTAYSGLNNGTVKLNIALGNIRSIKVIVNGEVTRPGTYTLPSLASVFNALYSSGGPTDNGSFRNIEIIRSGKKIATLDVYDFLVNGDLKNNITLHDQDIINVPPYQKRVEMIGEVKRPAIYEVKGNESLATLLKYAGDFTENAYKARIKVLKNTPTERKVNDVTSDQFATYIPQSGDKYYVDVILDRYENRVTIDGAVYRPGQYELEPGLTLKALIKKANGLKEDAFKSRGYITRLTSDLNTELVSFDVGKIVSGQAADIPLQREDYINISSIFDLKEQYKVQINGQVRTPGEFSYSENMSLEELIIKAGGFQESATPQRIEIARRVRNADANSTSSQIADVFTRDVNKDLSKTDAGFILQPFDIVSVRSAPGYETQKIISVTGEVLYSGNYTIIKKNERISDVIKRAGGLTALAFPEGASLKRAGGDTGSKLAKEIEQQKLDALLKLQKDANDTLSAAVVKETLQNDFVGIDLPSILAKPGGIDDIFLEDGDILFVPKQLQTVRVSGEVLSPVTVVFESGKSFREYIDNGGGFSEKALKKRAYIVYANGKVKSTHKFLFWNVYPSVKQGAEIFVPTKQDTQGLTAQQWVSIGTGLTTIAAVIVAILKK, encoded by the coding sequence ATGAATATCAAAAAGTTACTCATTCTATTCTTCTTCCTCGGAAGTATAGTATCTGCCCAACTGTCACATGCTCAAAGTGTTAGCACACAAGATTTAAGCACCATACAAGTAGATAACCTTACTGATGCACAAATTATGCGATACATGCAGCAAGCACAGGCATCTGGAATGACTCAGGATCAGCTTGCACAATTAGCTGCAGCCCGGGGCATGAAACCCCAGGAAGTGCAAAAACTGCAGGCCCGTATTGCTGCAATACAAAATAAAACACAAACAGTAAAGCCTACTACAACTCCTGCTGTAACAGGTACAGCTGCACCGAGAACTGTAGATTTTGGTACTACAGCTCCGGCACCGGTAACAGATACTACCAAAACCGCGAGTGATGCTTTATTGGAATTAAAACCTAAAATATTTGGTCAGGATCTTTTTAATAATTCGGGTACAACATTCGAACCTAACTTAAGGTTAGCAACTCCCCTAAACTATGTGATTGGTACAGGAGACCAGTTATTAATTGATATTTCAGGTTATTCTGAGGCAAGTTACCAGTTAACTGTTACGCCTGAGGGTACCATTACTATACCTTTTGCAGGCGTTATACCTGTAGCGGGCTTAACTATAGACGGCGCTACAAAAAAGATAAAATCAAAGCTATCAACAGCCTATTCGGGTTTAAATAATGGTACTGTAAAGCTAAATATTGCATTGGGTAATATACGCAGCATTAAAGTGATTGTTAATGGCGAAGTTACGCGGCCAGGAACTTACACACTGCCATCCTTGGCCTCCGTTTTTAATGCCTTATACTCATCAGGCGGCCCAACAGATAATGGATCTTTCAGAAATATTGAGATCATTCGGTCGGGTAAAAAAATAGCTACATTAGATGTTTACGACTTTTTGGTAAACGGAGATTTAAAAAACAATATAACCCTGCACGACCAGGATATAATAAATGTTCCGCCTTATCAAAAAAGGGTAGAGATGATAGGTGAAGTGAAAAGACCCGCCATATATGAGGTGAAAGGTAATGAAAGCTTAGCCACCCTATTAAAATACGCAGGTGACTTTACCGAAAATGCCTATAAAGCACGAATAAAAGTATTAAAGAACACGCCTACCGAGCGTAAAGTAAATGATGTCACAAGCGATCAGTTTGCCACTTATATACCGCAAAGCGGTGACAAATATTATGTAGATGTAATATTAGATCGTTATGAAAACCGGGTTACAATTGACGGTGCGGTTTATAGGCCGGGCCAGTACGAATTAGAACCAGGCTTAACGCTTAAAGCTTTAATAAAAAAAGCCAACGGCCTAAAAGAGGACGCTTTTAAAAGCAGGGGATATATAACCCGTTTAACAAGCGATTTAAATACAGAGTTAGTATCATTTGATGTAGGCAAAATTGTTAGTGGGCAAGCTGCTGATATTCCTTTACAACGAGAAGACTATATTAACATCTCTTCTATATTTGATTTAAAGGAGCAATACAAAGTTCAAATAAATGGGCAGGTTAGGACACCCGGTGAGTTCAGTTACTCTGAAAACATGAGCCTGGAAGAATTAATTATTAAAGCAGGCGGTTTTCAGGAGTCGGCAACGCCACAGCGTATTGAAATTGCACGCCGTGTAAGAAATGCTGATGCAAATTCAACGAGCTCACAAATTGCTGACGTTTTCACAAGAGACGTGAATAAGGATCTTAGCAAAACCGACGCAGGTTTTATACTGCAACCTTTTGACATAGTTTCCGTTAGGTCGGCTCCGGGATACGAAACACAAAAAATAATTAGTGTTACCGGTGAGGTACTATATTCTGGTAATTATACAATAATTAAAAAGAACGAAAGGATATCAGATGTTATTAAAAGAGCCGGAGGATTAACGGCACTGGCATTTCCTGAAGGTGCATCATTAAAAAGAGCAGGTGGTGATACAGGTTCAAAATTGGCTAAAGAGATAGAACAGCAAAAGCTTGACGCACTATTAAAATTACAAAAAGATGCAAATGATACATTAAGTGCGGCGGTTGTAAAAGAAACTCTTCAAAACGATTTTGTAGGGATTGATTTACCCTCTATTTTGGCAAAACCAGGCGGTATAGATGATATTTTTCTTGAAGATGGCGATATACTATTTGTGCCAAAGCAGCTACAAACAGTGCGCGTATCTGGCGAAGTGTTATCGCCGGTAACGGTAGTGTTTGAATCTGGGAAAAGCTTTAGAGAGTATATTGACAATGGTGGCGGTTTTTCGGAAAAAGCGTTAAAAAAACGAGCCTACATTGTATACGCAAATGGTAAGGTAAAAAGCACACATAAATTTCTTTTTTGGAATGTATATCCAAGTGTAAAACAAGGAGCCGAAATTTTTGTTCCGACCAAGCAAGATACGCAAGGGTTAACTGCACAGCAATGGGTTAGTATAGGTACCGGCTTAACAACAATAGCTGCTGTAATAGTTGCGATTTTAAAGAAATAA
- a CDS encoding efflux RND transporter permease subunit encodes MDKLIKNIIYFSLRHRAMVFFLTGVLAVLGVWSYLNTPIETFPDVTNTQIIIIAQWPGRSAEEVEKMITIPIETVLNSVQKKANLRTTSSFGLSYVRIIFDDDVDDAFARQQVLSRLGNADLPDGVKPEVEPPYGPTGEIYRYTLKSKTKSLHELTAIQDWVLDRQFKSIQGVADVNSFGGEEKTYEVSVNPSLLQKYGLTSLDVYNAINRSNINVGGDVIEKNDQAFVVRGIGLINNISEIENIIIKNVNNVPILARNVADIKESGLPRLGQVSRDRQKDVIEGIIVMRKGENPAEVLDRIRAKVTELNSTILPSDVKIDTFYDRTNLMDFCTETVIHNLLEGIVLVTVIVFLFMADWRTTLTVAIIIPLALLFAFICMRIKGMTANLLSMGAVDFGIIIDGAVVMVEGIFVALDHRAKEVGMQKFNGLAKLGLFKNVGAEMGKAIFFSKLIIITCLIPIFAFQKVEGKMFSPLAYTLGFALLGALLFTLTLVPALSSILLKKNVKEKHNPVVIFFEEGIRKMFGFTYKNQKLSLIIAFSFMAITFFSAKFLGTEFLPELNEGALWVEAELPMSVSLTQAETINQKMMQILEKFPEVKQTLAQVGRTNDGTDPKGFFDVQIQVDLKKKNEWRKGLSEEQLIDQMDQQLRKLPGIVFNYSQPIRDNVDEAVAGVNASMAVKIFGPDFQELDKKADQVMNVLKGIKGVDDLGVLRNLGQPEFRIELDQRKMALYGVSTADANAVIELAIGGKAATQLYEGERKFDIRVRYQKQYRDTQEKVENLMVPTLNGSKISIKEISTIKELTGPAFIFRDNNTRYIAVKFSVRGRDLGSTIAEAQQKVNQKVKLDRGYAFTWNGEFENQIRASNTLAHVVPICLLVIFLILYVTFGNAKDATLVIMNVPFALIGGILALHITGINFSISAGIGFIALFGVCIQNGVILISVFRKNLQDGLHLNEAILTGVISRVRPVVMTALMAAIGLMPAAVSTGIGSETQKPLAVVVIGGLITSTILTLLILPVIYAIVHRFIHKRENRKLLKKIGAINT; translated from the coding sequence ATGGATAAGCTAATTAAAAATATTATATACTTTTCGCTCAGGCACCGGGCAATGGTATTCTTTTTAACCGGGGTGCTGGCCGTGCTGGGGGTTTGGAGTTATTTAAATACGCCAATTGAAACCTTCCCGGATGTTACCAACACACAGATCATCATTATAGCCCAGTGGCCGGGCCGCAGCGCCGAAGAGGTGGAGAAGATGATAACCATACCTATAGAGACCGTATTAAACTCGGTACAAAAAAAGGCAAACCTGCGTACCACCTCATCATTCGGCCTCTCATACGTTCGCATTATTTTTGATGATGATGTAGACGACGCCTTTGCCCGCCAGCAGGTATTAAGCCGCCTGGGTAATGCCGACCTGCCCGACGGGGTGAAACCCGAGGTAGAGCCGCCTTATGGCCCAACCGGCGAAATTTACCGCTATACGCTAAAAAGCAAAACCAAATCGCTGCACGAGTTAACCGCTATACAGGATTGGGTGCTCGACCGTCAGTTTAAATCTATACAGGGTGTTGCCGATGTAAACAGCTTTGGCGGCGAGGAAAAAACTTACGAGGTAAGTGTTAACCCATCTTTATTGCAAAAATACGGCTTAACATCGCTTGATGTGTACAACGCCATTAACCGTAGTAACATTAACGTGGGCGGCGATGTAATAGAGAAGAACGACCAGGCCTTTGTAGTGCGTGGTATAGGTTTGATAAACAACATCAGCGAGATAGAGAACATCATTATTAAAAACGTTAACAACGTGCCTATACTGGCGCGCAATGTGGCCGATATAAAAGAAAGCGGACTGCCCAGGTTAGGGCAGGTGAGCCGCGACCGGCAAAAGGATGTTATTGAGGGTATTATAGTAATGCGTAAAGGTGAGAACCCTGCCGAGGTACTTGACCGCATACGCGCCAAGGTAACCGAGTTAAACTCGACCATATTGCCGAGCGATGTGAAGATTGATACCTTTTACGACCGTACCAACTTGATGGATTTTTGTACCGAAACGGTTATACATAACTTGTTAGAAGGTATTGTGCTGGTAACCGTTATCGTGTTCCTTTTTATGGCCGACTGGCGTACTACGCTTACGGTGGCCATTATCATACCACTTGCACTGCTGTTTGCCTTTATATGTATGCGTATTAAGGGGATGACAGCCAACTTACTATCGATGGGGGCGGTTGACTTCGGTATCATCATAGATGGCGCCGTGGTGATGGTAGAGGGGATATTTGTAGCCCTTGACCACCGCGCCAAAGAAGTTGGCATGCAAAAGTTTAACGGGCTGGCTAAGCTGGGCTTGTTTAAAAATGTAGGTGCCGAGATGGGTAAGGCTATCTTCTTCTCTAAACTGATCATCATTACCTGTTTAATACCCATTTTCGCCTTTCAAAAGGTAGAGGGTAAAATGTTTTCGCCATTGGCGTATACACTCGGCTTTGCCTTATTGGGTGCCTTACTGTTCACGCTTACGCTGGTGCCGGCATTATCAAGCATACTGTTAAAAAAGAACGTTAAAGAAAAGCACAACCCGGTAGTTATCTTTTTTGAAGAAGGTATCCGCAAAATGTTTGGCTTTACCTATAAAAACCAAAAGCTGAGTCTGATCATCGCCTTTAGCTTTATGGCTATCACGTTTTTCTCGGCCAAGTTTTTGGGTACCGAATTTTTACCCGAGTTGAACGAGGGGGCCCTTTGGGTAGAGGCCGAACTGCCGATGAGCGTATCGCTTACCCAGGCCGAAACCATCAACCAAAAAATGATGCAGATACTGGAGAAATTCCCCGAAGTGAAGCAAACGCTGGCACAGGTGGGCCGTACCAACGATGGTACCGACCCTAAGGGTTTCTTTGATGTGCAGATACAGGTAGACCTGAAAAAGAAAAATGAATGGCGCAAAGGCTTAAGCGAAGAACAGCTGATAGACCAGATGGACCAGCAGTTGCGCAAATTACCGGGTATAGTATTTAACTACTCGCAACCCATACGCGATAACGTTGACGAGGCTGTAGCCGGGGTAAACGCCAGCATGGCGGTAAAAATATTTGGCCCTGATTTTCAGGAGCTGGATAAAAAGGCCGACCAGGTTATGAATGTTTTAAAAGGCATTAAAGGTGTTGATGACCTTGGTGTACTGCGTAACCTTGGCCAGCCCGAGTTTAGGATAGAGCTTGATCAGCGTAAAATGGCCCTGTATGGCGTAAGCACCGCCGATGCCAACGCTGTTATTGAACTGGCAATAGGTGGTAAAGCCGCCACACAATTATACGAGGGCGAACGTAAGTTTGACATACGTGTACGCTACCAAAAGCAATACCGCGACACGCAGGAGAAGGTGGAGAACCTGATGGTGCCTACTTTAAACGGGTCTAAAATATCTATCAAAGAGATATCTACCATTAAGGAACTCACCGGCCCCGCGTTTATCTTCAGGGATAATAATACACGCTACATTGCCGTAAAATTCTCGGTACGTGGCCGCGATTTGGGTAGTACCATTGCCGAAGCGCAGCAAAAGGTAAACCAAAAAGTTAAGCTGGACCGCGGTTACGCCTTTACTTGGAACGGCGAGTTTGAGAACCAGATACGGGCATCAAACACACTGGCCCACGTAGTGCCTATATGTTTACTGGTGATATTTTTGATATTGTACGTAACCTTTGGCAATGCTAAAGATGCCACGCTGGTTATCATGAATGTACCGTTCGCGCTGATAGGGGGTATACTGGCCCTGCATATTACCGGCATCAACTTTAGTATATCGGCAGGTATTGGTTTTATAGCCCTGTTTGGGGTGTGTATACAAAACGGGGTGATACTGATATCGGTATTCCGTAAAAACCTGCAGGATGGGCTGCATTTAAACGAGGCCATATTAACCGGGGTAATATCCCGTGTGCGCCCCGTGGTAATGACCGCTTTGATGGCCGCCATAGGCCTAATGCCGGCAGCGGTATCAACAGGTATTGGTTCCGAAACACAGAAGCCCCTGGCTGTAGTGGTAATAGGTGGTTTAATAACTTCTACCATACTTACCTTATTAATATTACCTGTTATTTATGCCATAGTGCACAGGTTTATACACAAGCGCGAAAACCGCAAGTTATTGAAGAAAATAGGTGCCATAAACACCTAG